The Lathyrus oleraceus cultivar Zhongwan6 chromosome 5, CAAS_Psat_ZW6_1.0, whole genome shotgun sequence genome includes the window atgttaaatatgtgatttaatataattgtcaatgccgcgaaaacctacagggtcacacacaaaggacggattgatgagagatagagtaactaaggaacaccgtaaggtacggtgcacttaagtgaattgtagaacatcgtaaggtacgatgtacttaagtagaatacgaaatatggtaaggtaccatgcgcttaagtgatttggggcatattataagatatgggccacatacacttaagtgagatttttagcttgaagcccacacaagtggttctataaatagaacccttgtgcagaagcattgattgcagttgcattttcgtttttctctttatctctctctctctctctctctctctcactcactcactcactcactcaaagccttcattcatagtagctagcactgagattgaaggaatccgtttgtgtggactgagtagagacgttgtcatcgttcaacgtttgtgatctcttcgtagatctgcatcaaaggtttcaatcgtcacaagagatttgcatcaaaggtttcaatcgtcacaagaggtaacctttctatcactgatcatgcccattcgtaaggatcactaaaggagaaaattttaaattccgctgcattttggatcgcccttctccttcaaagattaccatgaagatcgacatCATGTCTGCTATCAATCTGGAGAACGAAGTAAGTACATCGAATTGAGGTttcattatcttcgagagcaagtaGCAGAAGCGAAGCTGAACTTGGAACACTGCAAAACTGACAATCAAATTGCAGACATCACGACGAAATGAGTGCAGGTCGAAGTATTCAAAAGGTTAAGATCTATaatgaatgtagatagcttagacacaatgaattaggtggtgtgttgagAATTTAATTCAttgtgtcgaagcatgttgttGTCGAAACACCTAGGTGTCGAAGTGTCAGAGAGTTAGCCTCGACATTGATTTTTACTTAGACTCAATTTTGTCGTGTTAGCAGAATTAAGTACTTTTTGCTTAAGGAGCAAGTAATCCCAAAATTTATAAATAGTAAAATTTATTGATTGTAATATACAATAGAAGTGCAGTTGCACAGTTGAATAAAATCTCAATTTGAGAGCAGAGAGTTACTATGCGGaaatttcttatttttcttccttATTCGAAAATCCTAATCTATCTTTCTTTCccaatttaattttttattttcattatcATTATGCAGCGAGATCTTGTAACtaaggttggttgattcactcgagtgaagaaCAAGACGAATACTCAACCGAGGCTTTCAACTATGAATAGAGGATGTGTGTACAAAAGTGACTTGTAATTTATAAAATTATGATACGAGTCAAAGTTGCATTGACAAAGGGGCCTATTACTAATGTACTATGAGAACCCTTGATGATTTCTTAACATTTGCATTTTGTATAAGTTGTAACAGATGAATTGAATTAATCAATGTACTATATATGTATAAAATTGTTTTTGTTAATTATATTTTCCATATATTCTCTCATTGttaagagattaattattatgcacagtcagtgtaaaaagttttacacaaTCGATTCATCATCATCTGTTTATActattttatagatttttaaaataaaaatcaaacttaTTTCAACATCCAACGactatgattaactgacggtaTAAAATCTTTTTACACTCTTAACgtatttcaattaaatttttTTGTTAATTATATTTTCCATATATTCTCTTTGCAGGGAGAATGGTAATTAATTTTTGCAGCTAGAGTAGCAGCAATATTCCTTAATGTGATTATTAAATTCAAAGACATTAGGCTGACAATGTTCTGTTATTGTTTATGTATTTCAAATTCATTTATTTTTCAGTTTACAAATATATTAACCCATATAATAATTTGGTATATATATAATAGATATAACTTCAATTATGTTGTAAAATGATTAGTTCTATGAAAATGAGCAGTCGAAGTGCGTTTATTATTagttttataaaaaaattatagTTTTGAAAATACAAGAAAAATATTAACTACGAAATTCTATTTCTATATAGattataatttttataattttgtaTTCAAAATCATTAAAGTAGTTTTAAAACATTTAACGATTGAATTAGTTGAATGTAATATCTAAAAAAATATTAGTAAGCAAGACTAACTCTTAAAAGATCAGGGGTGTTTTGAGATATATGGAGGGTGTAAAAAGAAACTCCCAAGGAAAAACCAGTAACATGGCCCGGTCCAAACCGGCCCGACCCAACAATAACACACTCTCCGTTCGTTTCTCTCCGATCCGACTCAGTTGCTTCTCGTACGCCATCTCATCGCAATCAAACCCTCCGTGCACCGTCGTCCTCCGCCTATCCTCGTTAGCAATCACATactcttcctcttcttctctaCTTCGCATCTCCCAGTTCTGGTAAGCTTCTTTCCTCTCGTTCTGTATTGGTTTTCTGCATTATGATTTCTTCTACGCTTTTTTGTTTTCATGTTCTCAGTATTGGTTGGTTCATGTGATTAGATTTTATGTGATTCGGTTTTCAGTATTGGTTGATTGATGCAATTATGTGATTAGGTTTTCAGTATTTTAAGTTTTGCTTTTGTTGATTCAATTACCGATAATTTTGTTGCCATTGCAATGTTGATGTTGGTTGTTAGTTCTATTGGTTTCAGTTTTTAAGTATTGTTGATTCCAGCACCGTGTCGGACACCTGACCGACACTTGTAATTACCtttaatttattatatttttaattattattagtGTCGCCGTGTCGGTGTCATGTTTGGGATGTCCGTTGTTCATAGTTATTAATTAAAATGTTAAATAGTTTGCATCCTGATGCAGAGTCCTGGGTACGCCATCCTTCGCAAGTCATACTAATCTGTGACGACTGACGACGATGTTTCGCTACTTGCGTTCTTCCATTTGCCATGCTCGTGAATCTCTTCTTGCTGCATCGAAAACTACACTTCCATCTCATACTACCTTCTTGCACGGTAACATTCTGATTTTTCTCTCTGCTTTTATTTTCGACTCATATTATACCATCTAAAATTTATATGGTTTTGTTGCTGAAGATCTTAGATTTTAATgctttttttattcttttgattGGGTCCTTTCAATGATAAGGTGCAATGATTTTTCAATGCATGTACTTTAGTTTTCTTTTTTGGgttgaattaattaattactTATCTTTCTTTACGTATTGTAGATAGAATGATTGGTTGGTTGCTTTGTGTATTTGAATTTAGCTTTTGTGAAATTCTATGCTTTTATGCTTTTAGTTCCACATTGAATTTTTTTGAATTGATTGATCTAATATTAAGCTCTCATAACATATAGGATCTTAAATGGCTGCAATCAAGATAACAGAAAAAGTGTGGCAGTTACTAGTTACCGATAGATATATAGATAGACAATATTGAACTCTATACCTTAAATCACTGTATAAGTTTTAGTATCCCTAGATTATCTCAACAATTTTATGAGGGGTCTTTTTGAATCTTAAGGATCAGTTTTTTGGgtttaattaatttattttaattttctttcctttttgtaGGAAGATGTTTGTAGCAGTGGATTGGATTGGTTGTTTGTGTATATGAATTGTGTGTTCTTGAATTGTGTGTGCTTGTTTCTAGACTGAATTGTTTGATATAATATTCTGCTCACATTTAGATCCTAAATGGCTGAAATCGAGAAAACATAGTGAtagagatagagatagatagTAGGCAATTGGATACCCTTAAATCGCACTGTGTATGTTTAGATTCACTTATGTGAGAGGCAAAAGTGATTCTAAACACATAAAATTGATTTTGATATGTTTGGGCATCTATGAGTAGGATTAGTTTTGTCTCTTGAGTGAATCCTAACTTGATTTGGAGCTTTTGCATCCAAACCTGATTTTTAGCCTTAAATTTATTGTTCAGTACACTTTTACATGAATGTATCCAAACATAAATCATTTTACACTTAATGCAATTTTACAAAATTGATTGGTTCAAAGACAATTTTTGCCACCACATAATCAAATAGACACTATCattttagttttagttttttTGTGCCATCGCAACAACCTGGGTCATTTTCATACTCTTGAAACTGCAGGATACGTCAGAAGACTTTCTAGTGCGAGTTGGGGTTTGAGTGGGAGGAATCAAAATGAGAATGTGAATGCTAATTCAAATGCAAGTCTTCGTCCAGATTTTATGCGGGATATAGAGAATATGAACTCCAGAAGTGAGAACAAGGTTGAGACTGATGGGAATTTCAGGCGTATGGACTTTGTGAGAGGAGCTATAGAAGAAGATGAAAAGAGTATTATGGGGGGTTATCTATACAATCAGTATCATTATGAGCATGATGCTGATTTTGTTCATATAAAGATGCTGCGTAACAATACCTTTGTTACGGTGACCGATGCTAAAGGAAATGTAAAACTTAGCGGCTCTGCTGGTTCCTTGAAAGACATGAAATCAGGGCAAAAGCTTTCTAGGTATGCTGCTGAAGCAACCGCAGAAGTGGTTGGACGAAGAGCTAGAGGTTTGGGGTTAAAATCTGTTGTCATGAAAGTGAATGGATTTACTCATTTTCGAAGGAAAAGGCAAGCAATCTTGAGCTGGAGGGAAGGATTTACTGATTCCCGAGGGGATAAAAATCCAATTGTATACATTGAAGATACAACTCGGCGTCCCCATAATGGCTGCAGACTCCCAAAGAGCCGTCGTATCTAGTTAATTTTTGTTGGGATGGTTAAATAAGCTTTATTTGACTTGGATGAAGACATATTTTAGTGCAGATTGGGCAGTTGCTGTTTTTCCCCTCTTCTGCTGAGCATATTTTTATTATGACTTTGTTTTAACACATGTATGTTTACGTTTTGTACATTAATCGGAGTTTCTGTAGCAGCATCTCTACTGAATGGCTATGTATTCTGGTTATCAGATTGAAGGTTTTGGGGCTCAAATAATCATTACCAAGAAAAGAATGAAGTAAAGTCTTAATGAATTTGTCAAATTTAAATTACAAATTGCAAATCATTTCCATTTCGATTTCGATTTCGATTGAGCTGCGTTGAGATTACATGAGTTGTCAAAAGCAGCATATTTGTGAAAAGTGATGGCCTTTTCTACTTCATTCCATTGGCTGAGCAGCATTTCTTTTTGGTTTTAACAGCTAGGTAATGGATTTGTGGATCAGATGATTAATCTTACTGGTAAGTCATATAGATGTCAGCTCTTGTAATCCTAGTTAAGCCAATGTTCAAATATTACTATATAACTCGCACACAATTAACAAAACATTCATCATAAATCAGCATCAAAAGTAATATTGATAAGGGAGTATTAGAATTAGGGCATGTTTCTTTTAACTTTTATAAAAATGGattctttttatattttttaaaaaatgatatttatgaaaacgcttttataatattaaaagtttttttaagttaaaaacttgaaagattattttttatattctataatataaacatacatttgaaaattaaaatttaaaaattaaaatttaattgaaatgataatattttttaaaaattgtatctcaaaaatgatttaTACGAAAAGCTATTTGATAtagtttcaaaattaaataattttttaaaattttgattaagaaaagcTTCTAAAttagtattttaaaaataattatttaaatcaattttttatttaaattttttataaaaacttataaagaaaaatatcaaacatTATAAAAATGGAATTGGATCCTCTCCTGTTTTATATATTCGACCATATCTCCTGGTTGAAAAATTATAAGgaataatttattaaaaaaattatttattagAAATTCCAAAAGTAATAGTATAATTGATAGTCTCTCTTCATAaatgtatttttttaataaattattcTTTATAATTTTTCAGTCATTAGATTAGGAACATGAGAGATGGCAGAATAAATAAAACAGGAGAGGATCCAATTcttataaaaatcatttttttaaaattaaaacaaatGGACCGTTAGTTACAACATATTTACATTTAGGAAATTTCTTATTCTACCCTATGGGATGAAAAAAATACcatataaaaaatataaaatgtCCCCTCAgattctag containing:
- the LOC127087545 gene encoding probable ribosomal protein S11, mitochondrial — encoded protein: MFRYLRSSICHARESLLAASKTTLPSHTTFLHGYVRRLSSASWGLSGRNQNENVNANSNASLRPDFMRDIENMNSRSENKVETDGNFRRMDFVRGAIEEDEKSIMGGYLYNQYHYEHDADFVHIKMLRNNTFVTVTDAKGNVKLSGSAGSLKDMKSGQKLSRYAAEATAEVVGRRARGLGLKSVVMKVNGFTHFRRKRQAILSWREGFTDSRGDKNPIVYIEDTTRRPHNGCRLPKSRRI